One Halichondria panicea chromosome 6, odHalPani1.1, whole genome shotgun sequence genomic window carries:
- the LOC135337561 gene encoding uncharacterized protein LOC135337561 isoform X3, giving the protein MATQATPDCSPEYLSFQENFEALVSTFKAQPAAYADSLFSNGYIPDKVLKYSRLNGVMDSDKSRKILETITHRIENNPSVFHGFIETIAGPSTDDVVKKLHDSYKRHKTATSRVEQPQLSPPRHQQLPPEAPLPVTETMSDYLTLADLKKVYIATFEARNKWRTILLVLDVSSDTIDSIGTKWRDDPNDCFREGLKEWLKGGERSWEDVVKALSNPVVGLSYIAKTIKKESTVDQINDDLTIFLNEQLGEGAFGPVFKGSYRGEICAVKVLTHDAMEIQSGIPAEKTKAMDDQSEFLKLLQHPNLVQFLSTAKHPKSGDTILVVELMDCNLRSYILSLNRVPH; this is encoded by the exons ATGGCCACTCAAGCAACCCCCGACTGTTCTCCAGAGTATCTGTCCTTCCAAGAGAACTTTGAAGCATTGGTGTCCACATTCAAAGCTCAACCTGCTGCATACGCTGATAGCCTCTTCTCCAATGGCTACATACCAGATAAAGTTCTCAAGTATTCTAGACTGAATGGAGTTATGGACTCTGATAAATCTCGAAAGATTTTAGAAACCATCACCCATCGAATTGAGAACAATCCCAGTGTATTCCATGGCTTTATCGAGACCATCGCTGGCCCTTCTACTGACGATGTTGTCAAGAAACTACACGATAGTTACAAGCGTCACAAGACTGCGACCAGCCGTGTTGAACAGCCACAACTCTCTCCACCCCGACACCAGCAACTTCCACCAGAGGCTCCACTCCCAGTGACAG AAAcgatgtctgactatctcacatTAGCAGATCTAAAGAAAGTTTACATAGCTACGTTTGAAGCTCGAAACAAGTGGCGAACCATTTTGCTGGTTCTTGACGTATCCTCGGATACTATCGACAGCATAGGTACGAAATGGCGAGATGATCCTAATGACTGCTTtcgtgagggtttgaaagaatggctgaaaggtGGGGAGAGAAGCTGGGAAGATGTTGTCAAAGCTTTGTCCAATCCTGTTGTCGGCCTCAGTTACATTGCCAAGACCATCAAGAAAGAGTCTACTG TTGACCAGATCAATGACGATTTGACGATTTTCCTAAACGAACAACTCGGTGAAGGTGCCTTTGGAccagtcttcaaaggcagctacagAGGCGAGATTTGTGCAGTCAAAGTGCTGACTCACGATGCTATGGAAATACAGTCTGGTATTCCAGCCGAAAAAACTAAAGCGATGGATGATCAAAGCGAATTTCTCAAGTTACTCCAACACCCAAACCTTGTTCAGTTTTTGTCAACTGCTAAGCACCCTAAATCAGGTGatacaatcctcgttgttgagctgatggattgcaatttGAGATCCTATATCCTCAGCCTTAATagagtccctcactag
- the LOC135336853 gene encoding kelch-like protein 2 codes for MPIKMGTLVQSLVIRDTVYVAGGFTVGDHDRTVMKLEQDQWTEVPEYIAQFFAMTSLANRLVLVGGCNPRNTKSTNQLAMFESWEWTHPYPPMNIARSSSTAVSFNNHIIVAGGRDDEGPTSSVEVLDVASRKWYIAQSLPNPRTGLKSTLIGNTLYLMGGYNTEWPTKTVNHVDLNELIAKAVSNLDTPTTLWQTIEDTPLVFSAPLSIGRSLLAVGGADDGLITSSSIHLYQPDTRRWVKVGDLPTARDRCTCSVLPSGEVIVAGGTDENRFINAVDFLSLFVS; via the coding sequence atgccaattaAGATGGGCACCTTGGTACAGAGTCTTGTTATCCGTGATACGGTGTATGTTGCTGGAGGGTTTACAGTTGGGGATCATGACAggacagtgatgaagctcgagcaagatcaatggaccgaAGTACCAGAGTACATCGCCCAGTtcttcgctatgacatcactcgctaatcgactagtgctggtgggaggatgCAATCCAAGAAACACCAAATCAACCAATCAACTTGCAATGTTTGAGTCatgggaatggactcacccgtacccaccaatgaacattgctcgttcttcctcaacagctgtctcctttaacaaccacatcattgtagccggTGGGCGTGATGATGAAGGACCTACCTCTTCTGTGGaagtgttggacgtggcatcaagaaaatggtacattgctcagtcactacctaacccacgaacAGGactgaaatcaactctcataggaaacaccctctacctaatgggagggtacaATACTGAGTGGCCAACCAAGACAGTcaaccacgtcgacctcaatgaactcattgcaaaggccgtttccaacctggacacacccaccactctctggcagacgaTTGAAGACACACCACTCGTTttctcagctcctctcagtattgggaggtcactattagccgttggtggagcAGATGACGGACTCATCACAAGCTCATCGATCCACCtttaccagcctgacaccaggaggtgggtgaaagtgggagacctgcctactgcacgagatcgctgcacatgctcagtacttcctagtggagaggtcattgtagccggaggaacCGATGAAAATAGATTTATTAACGCTGTAGACTTCCTCTCGTTATTTgtatcatga
- the LOC135337561 gene encoding uncharacterized protein LOC135337561 isoform X1 produces MIHRNLCGDNVLLKLTRPMPIAKISDLGISRLYNPSKLTAIGNHMGYLPLKAIQLGMYNSSLDVFSLGAIMVQIVCKLETIKSMEDRSFHFAQIPHTHKLKKLIDHCLQEDLPRIPSARVVYDLLTVEATKRESKDTPPVNLTEEDSDALEKLLLDNNIKGFSLTGEKTYETVVHHLRELGHEELAEKLRINLDKVIGEQKRYLKKLDDLMTDEEAVSMQNLGLLLVGPPSVGKTTTLNRLRKNIVNITSNEEKAKLGSTLLANCHQVVAYMNKDATEWVCSEDVNEEVQVLFSYMYGNKIENVPSKEKTTRIEKPTKKSSETLKKVQLSTERQQPKPQEEETRTEKQENTDKQNKLVQIRERLQKLIKTGNYSQMASRLGSTLLHIKDVGGQPGFLEMLPAVSNGPALYLVFLDLSKELDEPYDIPFSRDNTIITPYKAAHTVEATVSQILSSIACVHHVPREDDLVKTSKLGEKFEKFQQIRPIAALIGTHVDKLENPKEKIKQVLL; encoded by the exons ATGATTCACCGTAACCTCTGTGGTgataacgtcttgctgaagctTACACGACCAATGCCTATTGCAAAGATTTCCGACTTAGGCATTTCACGGCTGTACAATCCTTCCAAACTTACAGCCATTGGTAACCAtatggggtatctacctctcaAGGCTATTCAATTGGGGATGTACAATAGTAGCCTGGATGTGTTTTCCCTTGGGGCGATTATGGtgcagattgtttgcaagctgGAGACAATCAAATCAATGGAGGATCGATCATTCCATTTTGCCcagatccctcacacacataaGTTGAAGAAGCTTATCGACCattgtttgcaagaagactTGCCGAGGATACCATCTGCCAGGGTAGTCT ATGATTTACTgacagtggaggcaacaaagagggagtcaaaAGACACTCCACCAGTCAATT TGACTGAGGAAGACTCTGATGCATTAGAAAAGCTGCTCCTAGACAACAACATCAAAGGATTTTCTTTGACTGGTGAAAAGACTTACGAGACAGTTGTACACCACCTTCGTGAGCTTGGACACGAGGAACTAGCTGAAAAACTAAGAATAAACCTCGACAAAG tgattggCGAGCAAAAGCGATATCTGAAGAAATTGGACGATCTGATGACTGACGAAGAAGCTGTCTCTATGCAAAATCTCGGGCTCCTTCTTGTTGGACCACCATCCGTGGGGAAAACAACAACCCTTAACCGTTTGCGGAAAAATATCGTAAACATCACTTCCAATGAAGAAAAAGCAAAGCTCGGCAGTACACTGCTCGCCAATTGCCATCAAGTGGTTGCCTATATGAACAAGGATGCTACTGAATGGGTTTGTTCTGAAGACGTGAACGAGGAAGTACAAGTTCTCTTTAGCTATATGTACGGCAACAAGATCGAAAATGTACCGAGCAAAGAAAAAACGACAAGGATTGAAAAGCCAACCAAAAAGTCATCCGAAACTCTAAAAAAAGTTCAACTTTCTACTGAAAGGCAGCAACCAAAGCCTCAGGAAGAAGAAACACGCACTGAAAAGCAAGAAAACACCGATAAACAGAATAAGCTGGTCCAAATCAGGGAACGCCTGCAAAAGCTGATAAAAACCGGAAACTACTCCCAAATGGCCAGTCGTCTTGGCAGCACCTTGTTACACATCAAGGATGTCGGAGGCCAGCCAGGCTTCTTGGAAATGCTACCAGCCGTGAGCAATGGTCCAGCTTTGTATCTAGTGTTTTTGGATTTGAGCAAAGAGTTGGACGAGCCCTACGATATTCCCTTCAGTCGAGACAACACCATTATCACCCCATACAAAGCTGCGCACACAGTGGAAGCCACAGTCTCTCAAATCCTTTCTTCAATTGCCTGTGTCCATCACGTCCCTCGAGAGGATGATTTGGTCAAAACCTCCAAATTAGGTGAAAAGTTTGAAAAGTTCCAACAGATTCGTCCTATAGCAGCTTTGATCGGTACTCACGTGGACAAGTTGGAAAATCCAAAAGAAAAAATCAAGCAGGTCTTGCTCTGA
- the LOC135336847 gene encoding uncharacterized protein LOC135336847 codes for MATYQMKFLNSLDSDKSRKILDAVIHRIEVNPSVFHGFIEAIAGPSTDDVVKKLHNSYERHKTATSRVEQLQLSPPPHQQPPPEAPTSFSFPHLDTSSLDEDDRIELEDRLIRDTRKMIISFTAFTLIIQESFENQRIPLERIKDSVLSLDAFNDGIGVKVPDPQDKQEIKNAKNLPEVFMTLRDYISFFNYEIVQYLIELLGSPDDQTQLREYCSALDQFCQRNVFEVPAEAFSSKSRIKTAKVFVLKCTERVATLECVKRLTRRIAEALGLQKAALQLHSVKQGCLELHFLITVAVAKRIYPVSPTVEAALSAIGVLTCESTDEVDTFLREQDLSKLKLEERSKDTSATTVTQIKDTKEKISDTLTIADLGNPLQSTGDTTTLSAPPTKKAKLWFPPSNPSGSTNEVEKLLQEHKRKPEEMSKDTSRTTFPQMEDTSIFKNMSDRLTIADPLQAINPTDVKTEDALLKTHWDPMDARTRKSKETQPAKKVRTDKATKTESKDTQLAKKGPPPRELSPLTLKWRRGKDMPFKMGTSVQSVVIGDTAYVSGSGADNDHDTCIVMKLEQDQWTKLPEYTAMHFAMTSLANRLVLVGGHDVRSYERTNQLAVFESVEWTYPYPPMNIARDSSTAVSFNDHIIVAGGWDDKGRTFSVEVLDVASRRWYIAQSLPNPRSVLKSTLIGNILYLMGGYDTGKPTKAVHHVDLNKLIAKAFSNLDTPTLWQTIQNTPLVFPALSVSGGHY; via the exons ATGGCTACATACCAGATGAAGTTCTTGAATTCTCTAGACTCTGATAAATCTCGAAAGATTTTAGATGCCGTCATCCATCGGATTGAGGTAAATCCCAGTGTATTCCATGGCTTTATCGAGGCCATCGCTGGCCCTTCTACTGACGATGTTGTCAAGAAACTACACAATAGTTACGAGCGTCACAAGACTGCGACCAGCCGTGTTGAACAGCTACAACTCtctccacccccacaccagCAACCTCCACCAGAGGCTCCGACATCCTTCAGCTTCCCACACCTCGACACTTCTAGCCTTGATGAGGATGATAGAATTGAATTGGAGGATCGGCTCATACGTGATACAAGGAAAATGATAATTAGTTTCACTGCTTTTACTCTAATTATACAAGAGTCATTTGAAAACCAACGGATCCCTTTGGAAAGGATTAAAGATTCCGTTCTCAGCCTCGATGCTTTCAACGACGGGATTGGAGTCAAAGTACCAGATCCACAAGATAAGCAAGAAATCAAAAATGCCAAAAATTTGCCCGAAGTCTTCATGACTCTACGTGACTACATCTCCTTCTTCAATTATGAGATAGTGCAGTACCTCATCGAGCTGCTGGGATCACCAGACGACCAAACACAACTGCGTGAGTATTGTTCTGCACTTGATCAGTTCTGCCAGCGAAATGTGTTTGAAGTTCCGGCCGAAGCTTTCTCTTCAAAATCTCGTATCAAAACGGCCAAAGTATTTGTTCTCAAATGCACTGAGCGAGTAGCCACACTCGAGTGTGTAAAAAGGCTGACACGAAGAATCGCTGAAGCACTTGGTCTACAAAAAGCAGCGCTACAACTTCATTCAGTCAAACAAGGCTGCTTGGAGCTCCACTTTCTCATCACTGTAGCTGTTGCCAAGCGTATCTATCCAGTGTCCCCTACTGTAGAGGCAGCTCTCAGTGCGATAGGGGTTCTCACCTGTGAAAGTACGGATGAGGTGGATACATTTCTGCGAGAACA GGATCTGAGCAAACTCAAACTAGAGGAGAGGTCTAAGGACACAAGTGCGACCACCGTCACTCAAATAAAGGACACTAAAG AGAAGATTTCTGACACTCTCACCATAGCAGATTTAGGAAATCCTCTACAGTCTACAGGTGACACCACCACATTATCAGCACCACCTACCAAGAAGGCAAAGCTTTGGTTTCCACCAAGCAATCCCAGTGGGAGTACAAATGAGGTGGAGAAATTGCTGCAGGAACA CAAACGCAAACCAGAAGAGATGTCTAAAGATACAAGTAGGACCACCTTCCCTCAAATGGAGGACACTTCTATCTTTA AGAATATGTCTGACCgtctcacaatagcagatccTCTACAGGCAATAAACCCTACTGATGTGAAGACAGAGG ATGCTTTACTGAAAACACACTGGGACCCAATGGATGCAAGAACAAGAAAGTCAAAGGAGACTCAACCAGCCAAGAAAGTGCGTACAGATAAGGCAACAAAGACAGAGTCGAAGGACACTCAACTAGCCAAGAAA ggtccccctcccagagagttgagtccactcactctgaaatggagaagaggaaaagacatgccattCAAGATGGGCacctcggtacagagtgttgttatcggtgacacggcgTATGTTAGTGGAAGTGGTGCAGACAATGACCATGACACGTGTatagtgatgaagctcgagcaagatcaatggactaaactaccagagtacactgccatgcacttcgctatgacatcactcgccaatcgactagtgctggtgggaggacatGATGTAAGAAGCTACGAACGAACaaatcagcttgcagtgtttgagtcaGTGGAATGGACttacccgtacccaccaatgaacattgctcgtgattcctcaacagctgtctccttcaacgaccacatcattgtagcagGTGGGTGGGATGATAAAGGACGTACCTTTTCTGTGGAGGTTTTGGATGTGGcgtcaagaagatggtacattgctcagtcactacctaacccacgatcagtACTGAAgtcaactctcataggaaacatcctctacctaatgggagggtacgATACTGGGAAGCCAACCAAGGCAGTGCACCACGTTGACCTCAATAAACTCATTGCAAAGGCCttttccaacctggacacacccactctctggcagacgaTACAAAACACACCACTCGTGTTCCCAGCTCTCTCAGTAtcgggaggtcactattag
- the LOC135337951 gene encoding kelch-like protein 21, producing the protein MSDCLTLAYLNKVYLATFDARAKWRNILLMLEVFPGTIDSIGTKWRGDPDDCYREGLKEWLKGGERSWKDVVKALSSPTVGYSDLAKTIERDHVQSSNRTDVISEDASLTKGSDSVVATKREPKDTQPVNKGPPPRPPLTLKWRRGKYMPIKTGGSVQIVVIGDTAYVGGGGAYNDRDVCTVMKLEQDQWTDLPEYTARWFAMISLANRLVLVGGHNTRNSEVTNQLAVFESEEWTHPYPPMNIARRSSTAVSFNNHIIVAGGRDNKNWLTYSVEVLDVASGRWYIIAQSLPNSRLGLKSTLIGNTLYLMGNIGKPTKTVHHVDLNELIAKALSNVDTPTLWQTIEDTPLEYSAPLSIGRSLLAVGGWDDKHNSSSSIHLYQPDTRRWVKVGDLPTPRYCCTCSVLPSGEIIVAGGQINSYTNIQTIDFFSLSA; encoded by the exons atgtctgactgTCTCACACTAGCCTATTTAAACAAAGTGTACCTCgctacgtttgatgctcgagcCAAATGGCGAAACATCTTGTTGATGCTCGAAGTATTCCCGGGTACTATCGACAGCATTGGTACGAAATGGCGAGGTGATCCTGATGATTGCTATCGTGAGGGTCTTAAAGAGTGGCTGAAAGGTGGGGAGAGAAGCTGGAAAGATGTTGTCAAAGCATTGTCCAGTCCCACTGTGGGTTACAGTGACCTAGCCAAGACCATCGAGAGAGATCATGTACAGTCTAGCAATCGTACTGATGTGATTTCAGAGG ATGCTTCATTGACAAAAGGCTCGGACTCAGTGGTGGCAACAAAGAGAGAGccaaaggacactcaaccagtcaataaa ggtccccctcccagacctccactcactctgaaatggagaagaggaaaataCATGCCAATCAAAACAGGCGGCTCGGTACAGattgttgttatcggtgacacggcgtatgttggtggaggtggtgCATACAATGATCGTGacgtgtgtacagtgatgaagctcgagcaagatcaatggactgacctaccagagtacactgccaggTGGTTCGCTATGatatcactcgctaatcgactagtgctggtgggaggacatAATACAAGAAACAGTGAAGTAACCAATCAACTTGCAGTGTTCGAATCAgaggaatggactcacccgtacccaccaatgaacattgctcgtcgatcttcaacagctgtctccttcaacaaccacatcattgtagctggtgggcgtgatAATAAAAACTGGCTTACCTattctgtggaggtgttggacgtggcatcaggAAGATGGTACATAATTGCTCAGTCGTTACCTAACTCACGATTAGGACTGAAGTCAACTCTTATAGGAAACACCCTATACCTAATGGGTAACATTGGGAAgccaaccaagacagtgcaccacgtcgacctcaatgaactcattgcaaaggccctttccaacgtggacacacccactctctggcagacaaTAGAAGACACACCACTCGAGtattcagctcctctcagtattgggaggtcactattagccgttggtggatgGGACGACAAACACAACTCAAGTTCATcaatccacctctaccagcctgacaccaggaggtgggtgaaagtgggagatcTGCCTACTCCACGATactgctgcacatgctcagtacttcctagtggagagatCATTGTAGCTGGAGGACAGATAAATTCATATACTAATATCCAAACTATTGATTTTTTTTCTCTAAGTGCTTAG
- the LOC135337561 gene encoding uncharacterized protein LOC135337561 isoform X2: MIHRNLCGDNVLLKLTRPMPIAKISDLGISRLYNPSKLTAIGNHMGYLPLKAIQLGMYNSSLDVFSLGAIMVQIVCKLETIKSMEDRSFHFAQIPHTHKLKKLIDHCLQEDLPRIPSARVVYDLLTVEATKRESKDTPPVNLIGEQKRYLKKLDDLMTDEEAVSMQNLGLLLVGPPSVGKTTTLNRLRKNIVNITSNEEKAKLGSTLLANCHQVVAYMNKDATEWVCSEDVNEEVQVLFSYMYGNKIENVPSKEKTTRIEKPTKKSSETLKKVQLSTERQQPKPQEEETRTEKQENTDKQNKLVQIRERLQKLIKTGNYSQMASRLGSTLLHIKDVGGQPGFLEMLPAVSNGPALYLVFLDLSKELDEPYDIPFSRDNTIITPYKAAHTVEATVSQILSSIACVHHVPREDDLVKTSKLGEKFEKFQQIRPIAALIGTHVDKLENPKEKIKQVLL, encoded by the exons ATGATTCACCGTAACCTCTGTGGTgataacgtcttgctgaagctTACACGACCAATGCCTATTGCAAAGATTTCCGACTTAGGCATTTCACGGCTGTACAATCCTTCCAAACTTACAGCCATTGGTAACCAtatggggtatctacctctcaAGGCTATTCAATTGGGGATGTACAATAGTAGCCTGGATGTGTTTTCCCTTGGGGCGATTATGGtgcagattgtttgcaagctgGAGACAATCAAATCAATGGAGGATCGATCATTCCATTTTGCCcagatccctcacacacataaGTTGAAGAAGCTTATCGACCattgtttgcaagaagactTGCCGAGGATACCATCTGCCAGGGTAGTCT ATGATTTACTgacagtggaggcaacaaagagggagtcaaaAGACACTCCACCAGTCAATT tgattggCGAGCAAAAGCGATATCTGAAGAAATTGGACGATCTGATGACTGACGAAGAAGCTGTCTCTATGCAAAATCTCGGGCTCCTTCTTGTTGGACCACCATCCGTGGGGAAAACAACAACCCTTAACCGTTTGCGGAAAAATATCGTAAACATCACTTCCAATGAAGAAAAAGCAAAGCTCGGCAGTACACTGCTCGCCAATTGCCATCAAGTGGTTGCCTATATGAACAAGGATGCTACTGAATGGGTTTGTTCTGAAGACGTGAACGAGGAAGTACAAGTTCTCTTTAGCTATATGTACGGCAACAAGATCGAAAATGTACCGAGCAAAGAAAAAACGACAAGGATTGAAAAGCCAACCAAAAAGTCATCCGAAACTCTAAAAAAAGTTCAACTTTCTACTGAAAGGCAGCAACCAAAGCCTCAGGAAGAAGAAACACGCACTGAAAAGCAAGAAAACACCGATAAACAGAATAAGCTGGTCCAAATCAGGGAACGCCTGCAAAAGCTGATAAAAACCGGAAACTACTCCCAAATGGCCAGTCGTCTTGGCAGCACCTTGTTACACATCAAGGATGTCGGAGGCCAGCCAGGCTTCTTGGAAATGCTACCAGCCGTGAGCAATGGTCCAGCTTTGTATCTAGTGTTTTTGGATTTGAGCAAAGAGTTGGACGAGCCCTACGATATTCCCTTCAGTCGAGACAACACCATTATCACCCCATACAAAGCTGCGCACACAGTGGAAGCCACAGTCTCTCAAATCCTTTCTTCAATTGCCTGTGTCCATCACGTCCCTCGAGAGGATGATTTGGTCAAAACCTCCAAATTAGGTGAAAAGTTTGAAAAGTTCCAACAGATTCGTCCTATAGCAGCTTTGATCGGTACTCACGTGGACAAGTTGGAAAATCCAAAAGAAAAAATCAAGCAGGTCTTGCTCTGA